The window TGCCCAAATTGGTCCATCTCCCAAGGGGTCCAATTTTTCTTCCTGGGTGTCAGCGAGCCCTGACTCACGACAGTGCAGCTGACAGGGGCTGTCATGCTAGAGGTACCCTAAGCCAAAGCAAAGGACCTAAGGAAGACCTGTGAACAACACAAAGGATgggtatgttttgttttttttcttctttaaaaaatgtggcaatatatgtatatagatacatttaTCTAGCCTGTACAGAAATTCTGGCTTAATTCTCATAGAGATTGTCTTGCCTTGTGTGACTGTAGAGTCAACTGCCTGCCAGAGACATGCCTTGCTTAACTCTTTTAAACCATCTCAAAAGATGGTTTTCTTTAAATGACAGAGAGGTTATTAGCTGTTAAATTGGGTGATCctgatttggaattaaaaaaaaaaatccttgaatgttgttgttttttttttcctttgcttgattgaaaaaaaaaaacatgaattctttttttggggggataacttttctaagttgtttttatttccagGTTTCAATGTAATTAGGCTACTGAGCGGATCAGCTGTAGCCCTGGTAATAGCTCCCACTGTGTTACTGACAATGCTCTCTTCTGCTGAACGAGGATGCCCTAAGGGCTGTAGGTGCGAAGGCAAAATGGTATATTGTGAATCTCAGAAATTACAGGAGATACCCTCAAGTATATCTGCTGGCTGTTTAGGTCTATCCCTTCGTTATAACAGCCTTCAGAAACTTAAATATAACCAGTTCAAAGGGCTCAACCAGCTCACCTGGCTTTACCTAGACCACAACCATATCAGCAATATAGACGAGAATGCTTTTAATGGCATACGCAGACTGAAAGAGTTGATTCTGAGTTCCAATCGCATCTCCTATTTTCTTAACAATACCTTCAGACCTGTGACCAATTTACGGAACTTGGACCTGTCCTATAACCAGCTGCAGTCTCTGGGATCAGAACAATTCCGGGGCTTGCGGAAGCTGCTGAGTTTACATTTGCGGTCCAACTCCCTGAGAACCATCCCTGTGAGGATATTCCAGGACTGTCGCAACCTGGAACTCTTGGACCTGGGCTACAACAGGATCCGAAGCCTGGCCAGGAATGTCTTTGCAGGCATGATCCGCCTGAAAGAACTTCACCTAGAGCATAATCAGTTTTCCAAGCTCAACTTGGCACTGTTCCCTAGGCTGGTCAGCCTGCAGAACCTGTACTTGCAATGGAATAAAATCAGTGTCATAGGGCAAACCATGTCCTGGACCTGGAGCTCCTTGCAAAGGCTGGATTTGTCAGGGAATGAAATCGAAGCCTTCAGTGGACCCAGCGTTTTCCAGTGTGTCCCCAATTTGCAACGCCTCAACCTGGATTCCAATAAGTTGACATTTATTGGGCAAGAGATTTTAGATTCTTGGATATCCCTCAATGACATTAGCCTGGCCGGGAACATATGGGAATGCAGCAGGAATATTTGCTCCCTGGTCAACTGGCTGAAAAGTTTCAAAGGGCTGAGGGAAAATACCATCATCTGTGCCAGCCCCAAAGAGCTACAAGGGGTGAATGTGATCGATGCCGTGAAAAATTACAGCATCTGTGGCAAAAGTACCACAGAGAGGTTCGAGCTGGCCAGGGCTCTGCCCAAACCCACCTTCAAACCGAAGCTGCCCAGGCCCAAGCATGAGAGCAAGCCCCCTGTCCCCCCCACGGTGGGGGCCACCGAACCAGGTCCAGAGACCGACCCAGAAGACACAGAACACATCTCCTTCCACAAGATCATCGCCGGCAGCGTGGCCCTGTTCCTGTCCGTCCTGGTGATCCTGCTGGTAATCTATGTGTCCTGGAAGCGGTACCCGGCTAGCATGAAGCAGCTGCAGCAGCGTTCACTCATGCGGAGgcataggaaaaagaaaaggcagtccCTCAAGCAGATGACCCCCAGCACCCAGGAATTCTATGTTGATTACAAGCCCACCAACACAGAGACCAGTGAGATGCTCCTGAATGGGACAGGACCCTGCACATATAGCAAGTCGGGCTCCAGGGAGTGTGAGGTATGAATCCCTTGTCCTAAGAGAGCTGGCAAATAGTGGGGCTGTCTTGAACTACTGCGACTGTGAAGGGAAACATGTGGGGGTATGTGAGTGGGTGTATGTTTCCTGTTTATTTCTCCTCCCTAACCTCCTCCCCCCAAGTTCTATGTCAATTTCAGTTTAACCCTGATAGGGGTTTtttattcctcccccccccaaaaaaagtcaactCATTGAAATTGAAACACCACAATCTATAAGGAATCTGAGCTCCCAGGTTTAGGAGAATCCCTATTGTACAAGAACCTTCATTGATTTCATTAAAGTCTCCCTTGTTTTAAGATAAAACTTCTTTCATGGGTAATCCCCTACATCTGCAGTCATGCAGCTCCCTTCAGGCCAGACCTGCATATAGTTGAGGGTGGGAGGAGTTGCTTTGCAATTCACTGAACACATCTAAGGGACTGGGAAGGGATTCTGGTATCCAAGTGCTCAATTCATTTGGGAAAGACAATCATTGCAAAAATGTTGCAATAACGGCCTCACAAATAGagctgggttaaaaaaaaataataataattacaaggACCTATCAAGAGATGGTGCTAGACTGAAGCAGCATCCTAGTCCTTTTAAGGAGTTAAGcctgggggagaaggaaagggttaAAAATGCAACTAGGGAATTGCAAAATGGAGTGTGATGAGTGCAAATGCAAAGTTTCAGTGTGGCTGTCTCTCCATTGAAAGCTATGAATGTGAATTACTACtgatcccccaccccaccctcctcccacccccagcacTGTTAGTTTCTTTGGACATTGAAATGGCACTGCAGAAAAATGGTCAAAAGGAATCCCCTAACTGCTCCCGTGGAAAGATTTCAGAAAGTAAggttgaggaagggaaagagagcttGTAAAGACTTGTGTTACAAGGTGAGGGTATGGGTGGGAGGGTTGTTgcatggtatttcttttttttttcttttctgttttcttctttccttcccagttCTTTCACAGACCACATAGTAAGAGAAAGCAGCAAAGCTTAGGAGCTTAGTCTGGGTTCTCTGGGGCTTCCTCAGGCTGTCCTGTTTCTGAGCTATGCACACCACTCCTCTGATGGCTAACTGAGGCTTCATTCAGAGGCTGGAGAGGAATCTTTCCAAGACCCACATCCCAAGAGCCACAGGCTTTGTAGggagttgggggcgggggggggggggggggagggccgGGCCAGAGCCCATTTTGGGAAACTCtttaagaaatgaataaaatgactctttaaaaaagagagagaacgaataaaagaaagaaaagatgttttAAAACTCCACCAGAGTTTCCATTTGTTTCTGTATTGCAGACATTAGGGAGATTCAGGGATGTTCTTCTGTAATGTGAAATCTTCCATCAGCATGGCTCTGGCCAAACACTATTGGCACCCTGCCAGCTGCATGCCCATGCTTTCTTATGCCACTGGCAAAAGTTTATTGACTGCAGCACCCAATATCCCAGCCTCTGTATTTAAACAATTTATATCACCATCCAGATGAGCTATTCCTTTAACTCAAGGGGGTTGGTGGCTGTGGTGGTTGGGGAAGGTtcgggaggttgggggggggctcatttttctcttccatcCCCCAAACCGACCCGCTCTTTTACAGAAGCTTTATTCAGAGATGGCAACAGCTAGGCTGTTGGATTTAAATTGGCTTTCTAAGCCACACGTCCAAGCATCTTCAACCATGTCACTGTGTCTCTAAAACAGGACCGCTGCAGCAAAGACAGGAAACCAAATGGGTGCTAGGgtggtggttttttaaaattcttaacaaaacaaaacaaaaaacaaaaaacccaccaaaacctGTGTTTCCCTGGAATTTTCAGATTTTGCTTTTCCATgtttgggagaaaagaaaggcaataatC is drawn from Dromiciops gliroides isolate mDroGli1 chromosome 2, mDroGli1.pri, whole genome shotgun sequence and contains these coding sequences:
- the LRRTM3 gene encoding leucine-rich repeat transmembrane neuronal protein 3; this encodes MGFNVIRLLSGSAVALVIAPTVLLTMLSSAERGCPKGCRCEGKMVYCESQKLQEIPSSISAGCLGLSLRYNSLQKLKYNQFKGLNQLTWLYLDHNHISNIDENAFNGIRRLKELILSSNRISYFLNNTFRPVTNLRNLDLSYNQLQSLGSEQFRGLRKLLSLHLRSNSLRTIPVRIFQDCRNLELLDLGYNRIRSLARNVFAGMIRLKELHLEHNQFSKLNLALFPRLVSLQNLYLQWNKISVIGQTMSWTWSSLQRLDLSGNEIEAFSGPSVFQCVPNLQRLNLDSNKLTFIGQEILDSWISLNDISLAGNIWECSRNICSLVNWLKSFKGLRENTIICASPKELQGVNVIDAVKNYSICGKSTTERFELARALPKPTFKPKLPRPKHESKPPVPPTVGATEPGPETDPEDTEHISFHKIIAGSVALFLSVLVILLVIYVSWKRYPASMKQLQQRSLMRRHRKKKRQSLKQMTPSTQEFYVDYKPTNTETSEMLLNGTGPCTYSKSGSRECEIPLSMNVSTFLAYDQPTISYCGVHHDLLSHKPFETNAQEETMETHLDTDLDLSTITTAARISEHTQQLA